From the Bradyrhizobium sp. CCGUVB1N3 genome, one window contains:
- a CDS encoding ABC transporter permease, whose product MTHTADRLARAPQESAQDRTPWRVRLALHDIDGVTLLVVPAVLFVLGLFAYPFLYGLVLSFKPRAGDFLANYRKFFSDPFLYDTIYATLRLALPATIINVLISIPVALRVRKMHRRRLLTTILVIPITLGTVLIAEGLLNYLGPQGWLNRTLMLFGVISTPLRLVHNYAGVMLSLILSGFPFTFLLTLSYITGIDTSLEQAAATLGATARARFRYIVLPLLVQGLAVNFCLSFVQTFSVFPSAVLLGAPAGDTRVISIAAYQAAYEQYDTSMASAIAMIMGFVQLAVVLLALAGRSLFYRGAAGGGKG is encoded by the coding sequence ATGACCCACACCGCCGATCGACTGGCGCGCGCCCCGCAGGAGAGCGCTCAAGACCGGACTCCCTGGCGCGTCCGGCTCGCGCTCCATGATATCGACGGTGTCACCCTCCTGGTGGTGCCAGCGGTGCTGTTTGTGCTCGGTCTCTTCGCCTATCCGTTCCTCTACGGTCTGGTGCTGTCGTTCAAGCCGCGCGCCGGAGACTTCCTCGCCAACTACAGAAAGTTCTTCTCTGACCCGTTTCTCTACGACACGATCTACGCGACGTTGCGGCTCGCGCTGCCGGCGACAATCATCAACGTCCTGATTTCGATTCCGGTCGCGCTCCGCGTGCGCAAGATGCACCGCCGCCGGCTGCTGACGACAATCCTCGTCATCCCGATCACGCTCGGTACGGTGCTGATCGCCGAGGGCCTGCTCAACTATCTCGGCCCGCAGGGCTGGCTCAATCGCACGCTGATGCTGTTCGGTGTGATCAGCACGCCGCTGCGGCTGGTGCACAACTACGCCGGCGTGATGCTCTCCCTGATCCTGTCCGGCTTCCCCTTCACCTTTCTGTTGACACTCTCCTATATCACCGGGATCGACACCTCGCTCGAACAAGCCGCCGCCACGCTCGGGGCGACGGCGCGGGCGCGCTTCCGCTATATCGTGCTGCCGCTGCTGGTACAGGGGCTCGCTGTCAACTTCTGCCTGTCTTTCGTTCAGACCTTTTCAGTGTTTCCGTCCGCGGTGCTGCTTGGAGCGCCGGCCGGCGACACAAGGGTGATCTCGATCGCGGCCTATCAGGCGGCGTACGAGCAGTACGACACCTCCATGGCCTCGGCGATCGCAATGATCATGGGCTTCGTGCAACTCGCCGTCGTCCTGCTGGCGCTCGCCGGGCGCAGCCTGTTCTACCGTGGTGCCGCAGGCGGCGGAAAGGGCTAG
- a CDS encoding ABC transporter permease, whose protein sequence is MGQDKTISERLWAAAIWAGVLFFIMNFMAMIATVVINSFGTRWLGTWLPAGYTTRWYRSAWDEFQLADVLVTTFQVVGAVVLLSGLFGVPAAYALARRNFPGKQLVILLFLLPLMIPPITFGIPLATVLYQLGAGGTLSGVIIANLVPTVPFVILVMIPFIEQVDPRIEAAARVFGAGTGRLFVYVLVPLLAPGILAALLLVLVRTIAMFELTFFTAGPDSQTLVVALYYAVYAAGVRAGQSIDAMAVIYMITTLVWLLIALRFVDPTQMVARAKQEATR, encoded by the coding sequence ATGGGCCAGGACAAGACCATCTCCGAACGGCTGTGGGCCGCCGCGATCTGGGCGGGCGTTCTCTTCTTCATCATGAACTTCATGGCGATGATTGCGACCGTCGTGATCAACTCCTTCGGCACACGGTGGCTCGGAACGTGGCTGCCGGCCGGCTATACCACTCGCTGGTATCGCTCGGCGTGGGACGAATTCCAACTCGCTGATGTCTTGGTCACGACGTTCCAGGTGGTCGGCGCTGTCGTGCTGCTATCGGGACTGTTCGGCGTGCCCGCAGCCTATGCCCTGGCCCGCCGCAACTTCCCCGGCAAGCAACTCGTCATCCTGTTGTTCCTGCTCCCCCTGATGATCCCGCCGATCACGTTCGGCATTCCGCTCGCGACCGTGCTCTATCAGCTCGGTGCCGGCGGAACGCTTTCGGGCGTCATCATTGCCAACCTCGTGCCGACCGTGCCCTTCGTCATCCTCGTGATGATCCCCTTTATCGAGCAAGTCGACCCGCGAATCGAAGCCGCAGCCCGTGTGTTCGGCGCCGGGACCGGGCGGCTCTTCGTCTACGTCCTCGTTCCGCTGCTCGCGCCGGGCATCCTGGCCGCGCTGCTGCTGGTGCTGGTACGCACGATTGCAATGTTCGAACTGACGTTCTTTACCGCCGGGCCCGACAGTCAGACGCTGGTTGTCGCGCTATACTACGCCGTCTATGCAGCGGGCGTGAGGGCGGGCCAGTCGATCGACGCGATGGCCGTCATCTACATGATCACCACGCTGGTCTGGCTCCTGATCGCGCTGCGTTTCGTCGATCCCACCCAAATGGTCGCCCGCGCGAAGCAGGAGGCGACGCGGTAG
- a CDS encoding DUF2939 domain-containing protein, with protein MLFWIAWPYYAAYGLLTAMKDGDARALETRVDWDQLRAGLRADLNAMVLQKLSHSGNSLASGLAVALAPAIVNQMIDGYITPQGMAALVGQKRQTKGSNTGDRSSGDRVDLSIIEYAFFDGGPLTFKVQLRNEKTSQDPFLLLFKWDGTWRLSRLMLPKEAFANALDKKPAAPSIPLSASSRIAGSSLVASNSSSAPVPLPSPFKVALTRKGFKSSDPMKSDFEDDITFSLTIENIGKKDIRAFDGTLTFTDLLDNEIHSSLLAINDRVSAGATLGWNGKLKFNQFMDSHQRLRNATLENLKIKFSPRKLLFEDGSFEQLSR; from the coding sequence GTGCTGTTTTGGATCGCCTGGCCTTATTACGCGGCCTACGGATTGTTGACCGCAATGAAAGACGGCGACGCGCGTGCACTCGAAACCCGCGTTGATTGGGATCAGCTTCGCGCAGGTCTGCGAGCTGATCTTAACGCGATGGTTTTGCAGAAACTCTCACACAGTGGGAACTCTCTAGCCTCCGGCTTAGCAGTCGCTCTAGCACCTGCCATCGTAAATCAGATGATCGACGGGTACATAACGCCGCAGGGAATGGCTGCTCTTGTCGGCCAAAAAAGACAAACAAAAGGGAGCAACACCGGCGACAGAAGCAGTGGTGACAGGGTCGATCTATCCATTATTGAATACGCATTCTTCGACGGCGGCCCGCTTACCTTCAAGGTCCAACTACGGAACGAAAAGACCAGTCAAGACCCATTCTTACTTCTGTTCAAATGGGACGGGACGTGGCGCCTGAGCCGTCTCATGCTCCCCAAGGAAGCATTCGCCAATGCATTAGATAAGAAGCCGGCCGCCCCTTCCATACCTCTGTCGGCTTCAAGCAGGATAGCCGGATCGAGTCTGGTTGCGTCGAACAGTTCATCAGCGCCCGTTCCGCTTCCATCACCATTTAAGGTCGCTTTGACGCGCAAGGGGTTTAAGAGCTCAGACCCTATGAAAAGTGACTTCGAGGACGACATTACATTTTCATTGACGATAGAAAATATCGGTAAGAAAGACATCAGAGCGTTCGACGGCACGCTAACTTTCACCGACTTGTTAGATAACGAAATTCATTCATCTCTTTTGGCTATTAATGATCGAGTGAGCGCTGGAGCGACGCTGGGTTGGAACGGCAAACTCAAATTCAATCAGTTCATGGACTCGCATCAGCGGCTGCGGAACGCCACCCTCGAAAACTTAAAGATCAAGTTTTCTCCTAGGAAACTGCTCTTTGAGGATGGGAGCTTTGAACAGCTCAGCCGGTGA
- a CDS encoding IS3 family transposase (programmed frameshift), with amino-acid sequence MTSKTTNKFSPEVRARAVRMVLDHASEHPSRWAAVTSIAAKIGCTPQTLHDWVKRDEVDSGHRAGVPTDMAEKLKALERENRELRQANEILRKASAYFCDGGARPPVQAMIAFIDDHRGAHGVEPICKVLPIAPSTYHAHVARRRDPARLSARARQDATLKIEVRRVFDENFRVYGVRKVWRQLEREGFDVARCTVARLMRDMGLQGVIRGKPVKTTISDKAAPCPLDHVNRQFRAPRPNVLWLSDFTYVATWTGFVYVAFVIDAYARRIVGWRVSRTAHAGFVLDALEQALHDRRPVHRGGLVHHSDRGSQYVSIKYTERLAEAGIEPSVGSVGDSYDNALAETINGLYKAEVIHRRGPWRSFESVEFATLEWVDWFNNRRLLEPIGNIPPAEAEQRYYAMLEQPAMAA; translated from the exons ATGACAAGCAAGACGACGAACAAGTTTTCACCCGAGGTCCGGGCTCGTGCGGTTCGGATGGTTCTGGATCATGCGAGCGAGCACCCGTCGCGGTGGGCGGCCGTGACCTCGATTGCGGCCAAGATCGGCTGCACACCGCAGACGCTGCACGACTGGGTCAAGAGGGACGAAGTCGATAGCGGACACCGGGCCGGCGTTCCGACCGACATGGCCGAGAAGCTGAAGGCGCTGGAGCGGGAGAACCGTGAGCTTCGGCAGGCGAATGAGATCCTGCGCAAGGCGAGCGCGTATT TTTGCGATGGCGGAGCTCGACCGCCGGTCCAAGCCATGATCGCCTTCATCGACGATCATCGTGGGGCGCATGGGGTCGAGCCGATCTGCAAGGTCTTGCCGATCGCCCCTTCGACCTACCACGCCCATGTGGCCAGGCGGCGCGATCCTGCCAGGCTGTCGGCGCGCGCCAGGCAGGACGCTACCCTGAAGATCGAGGTTCGGCGGGTGTTCGATGAGAACTTCCGGGTCTATGGCGTGCGCAAGGTCTGGCGGCAGCTCGAGCGGGAAGGCTTCGATGTTGCCCGCTGCACGGTGGCGCGACTGATGCGGGACATGGGTTTGCAAGGAGTCATCCGCGGCAAACCCGTCAAGACCACGATCAGCGACAAGGCCGCGCCATGCCCGCTGGATCACGTCAACCGCCAGTTCAGGGCGCCAAGGCCGAACGTTCTTTGGCTCTCCGACTTCACCTATGTCGCGACCTGGACCGGCTTCGTCTACGTCGCCTTCGTCATCGATGCCTACGCCCGCAGGATCGTGGGGTGGCGGGTCTCGCGCACGGCGCATGCGGGCTTCGTGCTCGATGCGCTGGAACAGGCCCTGCACGATCGCCGGCCGGTCCATCGCGGCGGGCTCGTGCACCACAGCGACAGGGGCAGCCAATACGTCTCGATCAAATACACCGAGCGTCTGGCTGAAGCTGGTATCGAACCTTCTGTCGGCAGCGTCGGGGACTCCTATGACAACGCTCTCGCCGAAACCATCAACGGCCTCTACAAGGCCGAGGTGATCCATCGGCGCGGGCCATGGCGCAGCTTCGAGTCCGTCGAGTTCGCGACGCTGGAATGGGTGGACTGGTTCAACAACCGAAGGCTCCTCGAGCCCATCGGCAACATCCCGCCGGCCGAAGCCGAGCAACGCTACTACGCCATGCTGGAACAACCCGCCATGGCGGCATAA
- a CDS encoding DUF2384 domain-containing protein, which yields MQAQLAYPKAGYEPSPLINLNDQTERERLSPSAIKAFFNIMEKWAIKDADARDLLGGVSNGVFYEMKKNPDRVLDTDRLARISLLIGIFKSLNILYPEDLADAWVTLPNNNRLFSGGTPLSYMIQGGLAAMWTVRRLVDSRRGGH from the coding sequence ATGCAAGCCCAGCTCGCCTACCCAAAGGCCGGTTACGAGCCTTCGCCGCTGATCAACTTGAACGATCAGACGGAGCGGGAGCGTTTGAGCCCGTCCGCCATCAAAGCCTTCTTCAACATCATGGAGAAGTGGGCGATCAAGGACGCGGACGCTCGCGATCTGTTGGGCGGCGTTTCGAACGGCGTGTTCTACGAGATGAAGAAAAACCCGGACCGGGTTCTTGATACGGATCGGCTCGCACGGATCTCGCTGCTCATCGGCATCTTCAAGAGCCTCAATATCCTCTACCCAGAAGATCTGGCCGATGCCTGGGTGACGCTGCCGAACAATAACCGTCTCTTCAGTGGCGGAACGCCCTTGTCGTACATGATCCAGGGCGGACTGGCCGCGATGTGGACTGTTAGACGGTTGGTCGACTCACGGCGGGGTGGACATTGA
- a CDS encoding RES family NAD+ phosphorylase encodes MTVSPPVSLVRQFDTHRLIPSKYSDNNDSVLTRIAVDDAHLKDIFDLDHATNDRLLAENDRLPGIGLGELVFGVPYYRIINAAFCHAHPHGSRFNGPDRGAWYGGFEIETSIAEVGFHKRVELAEVSWTKPVLVTYDDYLADFTGSFHDLRGAAAFAACLDPESYIESQRLSQQLLSENSLGLVYPSVRHEGGTCIACFRPAVVGNVRKDRTLRFTFEVGADPKVEPA; translated from the coding sequence TTGACGGTCTCCCCGCCGGTTTCGCTCGTCCGTCAATTCGACACGCATCGACTGATCCCGTCGAAATACAGCGACAACAACGACAGCGTGCTCACGCGCATTGCCGTCGACGATGCGCACCTCAAGGATATTTTCGATCTCGATCACGCGACGAACGATCGCCTCTTGGCCGAGAATGATCGCTTGCCGGGCATCGGGCTTGGCGAGCTTGTCTTCGGTGTTCCTTACTACCGCATCATCAATGCGGCCTTCTGTCATGCTCATCCTCATGGCAGCCGTTTCAACGGCCCCGACCGAGGTGCCTGGTATGGTGGCTTCGAGATCGAAACATCGATCGCGGAAGTCGGCTTTCACAAGCGGGTCGAGCTTGCCGAGGTCTCTTGGACGAAGCCTGTGTTAGTGACCTACGACGATTATCTGGCCGATTTCACCGGCAGTTTTCACGATCTGCGGGGAGCCGCCGCGTTCGCCGCTTGCCTCGATCCCGAAAGCTACATCGAGTCTCAGCGCCTATCGCAGCAGCTGCTTAGCGAAAACTCCCTGGGACTCGTATACCCGAGCGTTCGCCATGAAGGCGGCACCTGCATTGCGTGCTTCCGCCCCGCAGTTGTGGGCAATGTCCGGAAAGATCGAACTCTCCGCTTCACGTTTGAAGTTGGCGCAGATCCGAAGGTCGAGCCCGCCTAA
- a CDS encoding IS110 family transposase, translating to MENVTIIGIDLAKRTFQLHGAGADGSVIFRKKLSRERVLGFLDSQPKCLVAMESCATSHYWGGEIAKLGHEVRLIPPIYVKPFVKRQKNDAADAEAIVEAASRPTMHFVAVKTEAQQAQSMVFRTRDILVGQRTQMINALRGHLAEYGVIAPQGTVHVHRLEQVIEDPKFGLPEQVRDLSRLYLDQITMYDDKIKALEKIIRERAKQDEDVTRLMTIPGIGVITAMAIQAFAPPMEVFRSGRDFAAWLGIVPRQKSTGGKPKLGKTSKMGQRDIRRLLILGATSVVNWAGRTGVPKGPWLTRMLVCKPRILVATALANKMARIVWALMTKKENYRDPAAAVA from the coding sequence ATGGAAAATGTTACCATCATTGGGATTGATCTGGCAAAGCGCACTTTCCAGCTGCACGGGGCAGGCGCCGATGGTTCGGTGATCTTCCGCAAGAAACTATCGCGCGAGCGAGTTTTAGGTTTTCTGGACAGCCAGCCGAAGTGTCTGGTGGCGATGGAAAGTTGCGCTACCTCGCACTACTGGGGCGGTGAGATTGCTAAGCTTGGACATGAGGTGAGGCTCATTCCGCCCATCTATGTGAAGCCGTTTGTCAAAAGACAGAAGAACGATGCTGCCGATGCTGAGGCGATCGTTGAAGCCGCCTCGCGCCCAACGATGCATTTCGTCGCCGTGAAAACTGAAGCTCAGCAGGCTCAGAGCATGGTGTTCCGAACGCGAGATATTCTCGTCGGCCAGCGGACGCAGATGATCAATGCGTTAAGAGGCCACCTAGCCGAATATGGTGTGATTGCGCCCCAAGGCACAGTTCATGTGCATCGGCTCGAGCAGGTTATTGAGGATCCAAAGTTCGGCTTACCTGAACAGGTGCGAGACTTGAGCCGGCTGTATTTGGATCAAATTACGATGTACGACGACAAGATCAAAGCGTTGGAAAAGATCATCCGCGAGCGTGCCAAGCAGGATGAAGATGTCACGCGACTAATGACCATACCGGGAATTGGAGTGATCACCGCCATGGCGATTCAGGCTTTCGCACCACCGATGGAGGTCTTCAGGAGTGGCCGTGACTTTGCCGCGTGGCTTGGGATCGTACCTCGGCAAAAATCTACTGGCGGCAAGCCGAAGCTCGGAAAAACATCAAAGATGGGCCAGCGCGATATCCGCCGCCTCTTGATCCTTGGCGCAACATCGGTCGTTAATTGGGCTGGACGAACGGGCGTGCCAAAGGGTCCGTGGCTTACCCGGATGCTGGTATGCAAACCGCGCATTCTGGTTGCAACTGCGCTGGCCAATAAGATGGCGCGGATAGTCTGGGCCCTAATGACCAAAAAAGAGAATTACCGCGATCCGGCAGCAGCGGTGGCTTGA